One Pectobacterium polaris DNA window includes the following coding sequences:
- the folE gene encoding GTP cyclohydrolase I FolE encodes MSSLSKEAVMVHEALLARGLETPLRGALLDRDTRKQRIAEHMTEIMNLLSLDLSDDSLAETPTRIAKMYVDEIFSGLDYANFPKITIIENKMKVDEMVTVRDITLTSTCEHHFVTIDGKATVAYIPKDGVIGLSKLNRIVQFFSQRPQVQERLTQQILVALQTLLGTNNVAVSIDAVHYCVKARGIRDATSATTTTSLGGLFKSSQNTRQEFLRAVRHHN; translated from the coding sequence TGGCACGCGGTCTGGAAACGCCGCTGCGTGGGGCGTTGTTGGATCGGGATACGCGTAAGCAACGTATTGCCGAGCATATGACGGAAATTATGAATTTGCTGAGTCTCGATCTGAGCGATGACAGCCTGGCTGAAACACCGACTCGTATCGCTAAAATGTACGTTGATGAAATATTCTCCGGCTTGGACTACGCCAATTTCCCCAAAATCACCATCATTGAAAACAAAATGAAGGTCGATGAAATGGTCACCGTACGGGACATCACGCTGACCAGCACCTGTGAACACCATTTCGTGACGATCGATGGGAAAGCGACGGTGGCGTATATTCCGAAAGATGGCGTCATCGGCTTGTCGAAGCTCAATCGTATCGTCCAGTTTTTCTCTCAGCGCCCTCAGGTGCAGGAACGCTTAACGCAGCAGATTCTTGTTGCGCTACAAACGCTGTTGGGAACCAACAACGTTGCGGTCTCGATTGATGCGGTGCACTACTGCGTGAAGGCACGCGGCATTCGTGATGCGACCAGCGCCACGACCACGACATCGCTCGGTGGGCTGTTTAAATCCAGCCAAAATACACGTCAGGAATTCTTGCGCGCGGTACGTCACCACAATTAA
- the yeiB gene encoding DUF418 domain-containing protein YeiB, producing MPSHTIPSPHSPPSRIVALDFARGVAILGILLLNITAFGLPHAAYLNPAWQGEPTLSDVLTWAAMDLLAQAKFLTLFSLLFGAGLQLLLSRGKRWVHARLFWLMIIGLIHAIFLWDGDILLDYALIGLVCYGMIRHAESSRLLMRTGAVLYLVGIGVLFVLSQILSLQPGRFWLPGMADIAYEAYWRALGGPEAWGNRVDLLTESLLSLGVQYGWLLAGSMLLGAGLMRSGWLKGEFSTAHYRKVALWLIPLGVAINSIGVVGQWLVDWEYRWSGLLLQIPRELSSPLQAIGYLALCYGFWATLCQWRITYWITDVGRMALTNYLLQTLICVALFNQLGLFMALSRLQLLALVPAIWIVNLVFSHYWLRYFRQGPLEWLWRTLTNAIGKTASR from the coding sequence ATGCCTTCTCACACTATACCGTCACCTCATTCGCCACCCTCACGGATCGTTGCGCTGGATTTTGCGCGCGGCGTCGCCATCTTGGGCATTTTACTGCTGAATATTACGGCGTTTGGTTTACCGCATGCGGCCTACCTGAATCCTGCCTGGCAAGGGGAACCCACGCTGTCTGACGTCTTAACCTGGGCGGCGATGGATCTGCTTGCGCAGGCAAAATTTCTGACGCTGTTTTCGCTTCTGTTTGGTGCAGGTTTACAGCTGCTGCTGTCGCGGGGGAAACGCTGGGTACATGCACGTCTGTTCTGGTTGATGATCATCGGGCTGATTCATGCCATTTTCCTGTGGGATGGCGACATTTTACTCGACTATGCGCTGATTGGACTGGTGTGTTACGGCATGATTCGTCATGCGGAAAGTAGCCGACTGTTAATGCGGACAGGGGCGGTTCTGTATCTGGTGGGCATCGGCGTACTGTTTGTGCTGAGCCAGATTTTGAGCCTGCAACCTGGACGATTTTGGCTGCCGGGCATGGCGGATATCGCCTATGAAGCCTACTGGCGGGCGTTAGGCGGGCCGGAAGCGTGGGGGAATCGTGTCGACCTTCTAACGGAAAGCCTGTTGTCGCTGGGTGTGCAGTACGGCTGGCTGCTGGCGGGATCCATGCTGCTGGGGGCAGGGTTGATGCGCAGTGGATGGCTGAAAGGTGAGTTCAGTACGGCACACTATCGTAAGGTTGCGCTGTGGTTGATTCCGCTGGGTGTGGCAATTAACAGCATTGGTGTGGTGGGGCAGTGGCTGGTGGACTGGGAATATCGCTGGAGCGGGCTGTTATTGCAGATTCCGCGCGAGCTGAGTTCACCTTTGCAGGCGATAGGGTATCTGGCGCTGTGTTATGGCTTTTGGGCTACGCTGTGCCAATGGCGCATCACGTACTGGATTACGGATGTCGGGCGCATGGCGTTAACCAACTATTTGCTGCAAACACTGATTTGCGTCGCGTTGTTTAATCAGCTTGGCCTGTTTATGGCGCTCAGCCGCCTGCAACTGCTGGCACTGGTTCCCGCTATTTGGATCGTCAATCTGGTCTTTTCTCACTACTGGCTGCGCTATTTTCGTCAGGGGCCGCTTGAATGGTTATGGCGCACGCTCACCAATGCGATAGGCAAAACGGCGTCGCGATAG
- the sanA gene encoding outer membrane permeability protein SanA: MWKRLTFGLLALIGVLLLSAFALDRWISWKTAPFIYDELQTLPKRQVGVVLGTAKYYRTGVINQYYLFRMQGTINAYNSGKVSYLLLSGDNALQSYNEPMTMRRDLIAAGVPPSDIVLDYAGFRTLDSIIRTRKVFDTNDFTIITQRFHCERALFIALHLGIQAQCYAVPSPKNMMTVRVREFGARLGALFDLYILKREPRFLGPQVPIPAEHTIPDDAPDYPAVLPEQVLPAPEHQAKPGQPATTDPESEPHHEHAAP; the protein is encoded by the coding sequence ATGTGGAAACGCCTGACATTCGGTTTGTTAGCCCTCATTGGCGTGCTGCTGCTCTCTGCTTTTGCCCTCGATCGTTGGATCAGCTGGAAAACCGCGCCATTTATTTACGATGAGCTTCAGACCTTGCCGAAACGTCAGGTTGGCGTCGTATTGGGGACAGCGAAATACTACCGTACCGGCGTAATCAATCAGTATTACCTGTTCCGCATGCAAGGGACGATTAACGCTTACAACAGCGGTAAAGTCAGCTATCTGCTATTAAGCGGTGATAACGCGCTACAAAGTTACAATGAACCAATGACGATGCGTCGTGATTTGATCGCCGCAGGCGTTCCGCCTTCAGATATCGTGCTGGACTATGCGGGGTTCCGTACGCTGGATTCCATTATCAGGACGCGCAAGGTATTTGATACCAACGATTTCACCATCATCACGCAGCGTTTCCACTGCGAGCGTGCGCTATTCATCGCGCTGCACCTTGGCATTCAGGCACAGTGTTACGCCGTGCCCTCCCCGAAAAATATGATGACCGTGCGGGTTCGTGAGTTTGGTGCTCGTTTGGGCGCACTGTTCGACCTGTATATCCTTAAACGCGAACCACGCTTTTTAGGGCCGCAGGTGCCGATTCCCGCTGAGCATACCATTCCAGACGATGCCCCAGATTATCCTGCCGTCCTGCCGGAGCAGGTACTTCCAGCGCCAGAGCATCAGGCTAAACCGGGGCAACCAGCAACAACCGATCCCGAATCCGAACCGCACCACGAGCACGCTGCTCCGTAG
- the rimO gene encoding 30S ribosomal protein S12 methylthiotransferase RimO, producing the protein MQQPRIGFVSLGCPKNLVDSERILTELRTEGYQVVPRYDDAELVIVNTCGFIDSAVQESLEAIGEALNENGKVIVTGCLGAKENQIREVHPKVLEITGPHSYEQVLSHVHQYVPKPTHNPFTSLVPEQGVKLTPRHYAYLKISEGCNHRCTFCIIPSMRGDLDSRPIGSVLDEAKRLVDAGVKELLVISQDTSAYGADVKQRTGFWNGQPVKTSMVSLCEQLASLGVWVRLHYVYPYPHVDDVIPLMAEGKILPYLDIPLQHASPKILKLMKRPGAVERTLERIKRWREICPDLTLRSTFIVGFPGETEEDFQMLLDFLTEAKLDRVGCFKFSPVEGASANELPDQVPEEIKEERFHRFMQLQQAISTQRLQDKIGREVLVLIDEIDEEGAIGRSMADAPEIDGAVYLNGETGVKVGDIVKVKVEHADEYDLWGSRV; encoded by the coding sequence ATGCAACAACCACGTATCGGCTTTGTTTCCCTCGGTTGCCCGAAAAACCTCGTCGACTCCGAGAGGATTCTGACCGAACTGCGTACTGAAGGTTATCAGGTCGTCCCACGTTATGACGACGCTGAACTGGTGATCGTCAATACCTGTGGTTTTATTGACAGCGCCGTACAAGAGTCGCTGGAAGCCATCGGCGAAGCGCTGAATGAGAACGGTAAAGTCATCGTAACGGGCTGTCTGGGTGCCAAAGAAAACCAAATACGCGAAGTGCACCCCAAGGTTCTGGAAATTACCGGTCCGCACAGCTATGAGCAGGTGCTGTCGCACGTGCATCAATACGTCCCTAAACCAACACACAACCCGTTTACCAGCCTGGTTCCCGAGCAGGGAGTCAAACTCACGCCGCGCCATTACGCGTATCTGAAAATTTCAGAAGGCTGTAACCACCGCTGTACGTTCTGCATCATCCCTTCTATGCGTGGCGATTTGGACAGCCGTCCAATCGGCTCGGTGTTGGATGAAGCGAAACGTCTGGTTGATGCCGGAGTAAAAGAGCTGCTGGTGATTTCTCAGGATACCTCAGCGTACGGCGCGGATGTGAAGCAACGTACCGGCTTTTGGAACGGGCAACCGGTCAAAACCAGTATGGTCAGCCTGTGTGAGCAACTGGCATCGCTCGGCGTGTGGGTGCGCCTACACTATGTCTACCCGTATCCGCACGTAGACGATGTGATCCCGTTAATGGCCGAAGGCAAAATCCTGCCTTACCTGGACATTCCGCTCCAGCACGCCAGCCCGAAAATTCTCAAGCTGATGAAGCGCCCTGGCGCGGTAGAAAGAACGCTGGAGCGCATTAAGCGCTGGCGCGAAATCTGCCCGGACTTAACGCTGCGTTCTACCTTTATTGTCGGCTTCCCCGGCGAAACAGAAGAAGATTTCCAGATGCTGCTCGACTTCCTGACAGAAGCCAAGCTTGACCGCGTAGGCTGCTTTAAATTCAGCCCGGTCGAAGGCGCGTCGGCAAATGAATTGCCAGATCAGGTACCGGAAGAGATCAAAGAAGAGCGTTTCCACCGCTTCATGCAGCTTCAGCAGGCGATTTCTACCCAGCGTTTGCAGGATAAAATTGGCCGTGAAGTGCTGGTGCTGATCGATGAAATCGACGAAGAAGGCGCGATCGGTCGCAGCATGGCCGATGCCCCTGAGATTGACGGCGCGGTTTACCTAAACGGCGAAACCGGCGTGAAAGTCGGCGATATCGTCAAAGTAAAAGTTGAACACGCAGACGAGTACGATTTGTGGGGTAGCAGAGTTTAA
- a CDS encoding zeta toxin family protein — translation MTKELRETYAVPLGQYLNPDDIAKHIDLPVLLGETVDKTLLSDESAARLAQRISLGLREDWIRDRLSFTYESVMSHESHLDFVKAARKSGYKPYLYYVCTSDPELNEERITQRVALGGHSVPKDKVFGRYQRSLMYLSEMIRLCHRAYFFDNSTTTLTFLGEVTPDGFLDIVEEAFDNVQPIWLYKNVMMSWDENKIRTIQPR, via the coding sequence TTGACTAAAGAATTGAGAGAAACGTACGCCGTTCCTTTGGGGCAGTACCTTAACCCTGATGATATTGCAAAGCATATTGATCTCCCTGTGTTGCTGGGGGAAACGGTCGATAAAACACTGTTGTCCGATGAATCAGCCGCCAGGCTGGCACAGAGAATTTCCTTAGGTTTGAGAGAGGACTGGATTCGCGATCGGCTTTCTTTTACCTATGAGTCCGTGATGAGTCACGAAAGTCACCTCGATTTTGTAAAGGCGGCAAGAAAAAGCGGCTATAAACCCTATCTTTACTATGTTTGTACGTCAGATCCAGAACTCAACGAGGAGCGAATAACTCAGCGTGTCGCATTAGGCGGGCATAGTGTGCCAAAGGATAAGGTTTTTGGGCGTTATCAGCGTAGCTTGATGTATCTCTCCGAGATGATCCGACTCTGCCATCGCGCTTACTTCTTCGATAATTCAACGACTACACTGACGTTTCTTGGTGAGGTTACGCCGGATGGCTTTCTTGATATCGTAGAGGAAGCGTTTGATAACGTGCAGCCTATCTGGTTGTACAAAAATGTGATGATGTCGTGGGATGAAAACAAAATCAGGACGATTCAGCCGAGATAA
- a CDS encoding PQQ-dependent sugar dehydrogenase, with product MPYRLMPRNSASHSLLRRFSAAPHWLLLSATLLFSSQLLAAEPKVTELQDKLDHPWSLAFLPEEQGILITERAGNLRLWKAGSALSAPITGVPKVFAKSQGGLLEVALSPDFAQNRRIYLSFAEEGSEGKAGTAVGYGKLSEDNKRLENFTVFFRQEPKLSTGNHFGGKLAFDRQGHLFIALGENNERPTAQDLDKLQGKIVRLTAEGKVPPDNPFVNTPNARPEIWSYGHRNPQGLAINPWSGVLWENEHGPKGGDEINIPKAGENYGWPIATHGINYSGLKIPEAKGKEIANMANPDFYWEKSPGISGMAFYNSDRFPQWKNSVFIGALAEKNLIRLTLDGDKVASQERLLGDRGERIRDVRLGPDGYLYLLTDHDNGKLLKVGLE from the coding sequence ATGCCCTATCGCCTGATGCCTCGCAATTCTGCTTCACACTCCCTGTTACGACGATTTTCTGCTGCGCCACATTGGCTGCTGCTTAGCGCAACGCTGCTGTTTTCCAGCCAGCTCTTGGCGGCGGAACCGAAGGTGACGGAATTGCAGGATAAGCTGGATCACCCGTGGTCATTAGCGTTTTTGCCGGAAGAACAGGGGATTCTGATTACGGAACGCGCCGGGAATTTGCGCTTATGGAAAGCGGGCAGCGCGCTGTCTGCACCGATAACTGGTGTACCGAAGGTCTTTGCTAAATCTCAGGGCGGATTGCTGGAGGTCGCGCTATCGCCGGATTTTGCGCAGAATCGACGCATCTACCTGAGCTTTGCCGAAGAAGGGAGCGAAGGTAAAGCGGGAACCGCTGTCGGCTACGGTAAACTCTCCGAGGATAATAAGCGGTTAGAGAATTTTACGGTCTTCTTCCGTCAGGAACCGAAACTGTCAACGGGTAACCATTTCGGCGGCAAGCTGGCCTTTGATCGACAAGGGCACCTGTTTATTGCACTGGGCGAAAACAACGAACGCCCGACCGCACAAGATCTGGATAAATTACAGGGCAAAATTGTTCGCCTGACTGCGGAGGGTAAAGTGCCGCCCGATAACCCGTTTGTGAATACGCCTAACGCGCGACCGGAAATCTGGTCTTACGGCCACCGCAACCCACAGGGATTGGCGATTAATCCGTGGTCTGGTGTGCTGTGGGAAAATGAGCATGGTCCGAAAGGCGGCGATGAAATCAACATTCCCAAAGCGGGCGAAAATTACGGCTGGCCGATTGCAACGCATGGCATTAACTATTCCGGGCTGAAGATTCCAGAAGCGAAAGGAAAAGAAATCGCGAATATGGCGAATCCTGATTTTTACTGGGAGAAATCACCGGGCATTAGCGGCATGGCTTTCTATAACAGCGACCGTTTCCCGCAGTGGAAAAACTCAGTCTTTATCGGCGCGCTGGCAGAGAAGAACCTGATTCGGTTGACGCTTGATGGCGACAAAGTCGCGTCCCAAGAGCGTTTGCTGGGCGATCGCGGTGAGCGCATCCGCGACGTAAGACTGGGGCCAGACGGCTACCTCTATTTGCTGACCGATCACGACAATGGCAAATTGCTGAAAGTCGGGCTGGAGTAA
- a CDS encoding glutathione S-transferase family protein: MITIWGRDNSTNVKKVLWCAEELALPYQHIAAGGQFGLNHEVDYLAMNPNGLIPCLRDDDLVLWESNTIVRYLAAQYGQDSLYLADPGKRASAEKWMDWATSFAVSFGPVFINIVRVAPEKRDMALVQKGIAECERLFDIVDTVLANQPWLSGDQFGVGDIPLGCIAYGWLNMPIEQQPHPHLERWYQQLTERPAYQKHVMIPLS, translated from the coding sequence ATGATAACGATTTGGGGTCGTGATAACTCGACCAACGTAAAGAAAGTCCTGTGGTGTGCGGAAGAACTTGCACTGCCTTATCAGCATATTGCGGCGGGCGGACAATTCGGTCTTAACCATGAGGTCGATTATCTGGCGATGAATCCTAATGGCCTCATCCCGTGTTTGCGGGACGACGATCTGGTGCTGTGGGAATCCAATACCATCGTCCGTTATCTGGCGGCACAGTACGGTCAGGATTCGCTGTATCTTGCCGATCCGGGCAAGCGCGCCAGTGCCGAAAAATGGATGGACTGGGCGACATCCTTCGCCGTGTCTTTCGGGCCAGTATTCATTAATATAGTCCGCGTCGCACCGGAAAAACGCGATATGGCATTGGTCCAGAAAGGCATCGCCGAATGCGAACGTCTGTTCGATATTGTTGATACCGTTCTGGCTAATCAGCCGTGGCTATCCGGCGATCAATTTGGCGTTGGCGACATTCCGTTAGGCTGTATTGCTTACGGCTGGCTGAATATGCCGATTGAGCAGCAGCCACATCCTCATCTGGAACGCTGGTACCAGCAACTCACCGAGCGTCCGGCGTATCAGAAACACGTCATGATTCCACTGTCTTAA
- a CDS encoding MetQ/NlpA family ABC transporter substrate-binding protein: protein MKLTHSVRAALGITLLAAGMQLALASSDPQTITFGVAPGPYGDMVNLAIKPELVKKGYKVVVREFSDYVQPNLALANGSIDANLFQHTLYLEKFAADKGLKISPLIIVPTASMGFYSKKIKSLDELKKGDVVTLSNDATNLARGLRFLQSMGLITIKADIDPTKASEKDILENPRGLVFKPMEAAQLPRTLDSVTASLVNGNFALASGMKLSSAIRLETLDENLKNIIAVRTDDLDKPFVKDTKAIVESPAYAAVINDPALMYSQFQKPEWMQAKTPAPAQ from the coding sequence ATGAAATTAACGCATTCTGTTCGCGCCGCGCTGGGCATCACACTGCTTGCCGCTGGCATGCAACTGGCGTTGGCCAGCAGCGATCCACAGACGATCACGTTTGGCGTGGCACCCGGGCCGTATGGCGACATGGTGAATCTGGCGATCAAACCTGAGCTGGTAAAAAAAGGCTACAAGGTCGTCGTGCGTGAATTCAGCGATTACGTTCAGCCCAATCTGGCACTGGCCAACGGCAGCATTGATGCCAACCTTTTCCAGCATACGCTGTATCTGGAAAAATTTGCCGCCGATAAAGGGTTAAAAATTTCCCCACTGATTATCGTACCTACTGCCAGCATGGGCTTCTATTCGAAGAAGATCAAATCGCTGGATGAGCTGAAAAAAGGAGACGTAGTCACGCTCTCTAACGATGCCACCAATCTGGCGCGCGGTCTGCGTTTCCTGCAATCGATGGGGCTGATTACGATCAAGGCCGACATCGATCCGACCAAAGCATCTGAGAAAGATATTCTTGAAAACCCGCGCGGCTTGGTCTTCAAACCGATGGAAGCGGCGCAGTTGCCCCGTACGCTGGATAGCGTGACGGCATCGCTGGTGAACGGTAATTTTGCGCTGGCGTCCGGTATGAAACTGTCATCGGCCATCAGGCTGGAAACGCTGGATGAGAACCTGAAAAATATTATTGCCGTGCGTACCGACGATCTTGATAAGCCCTTTGTTAAAGATACCAAAGCGATTGTGGAATCACCTGCGTATGCCGCGGTGATCAACGATCCTGCGTTGATGTATAGCCAATTCCAGAAACCAGAGTGGATGCAGGCGAAAACGCCAGCGCCCGCACAGTAA
- a CDS encoding methionine ABC transporter ATP-binding protein, whose translation MIQLEGVSVDFSQGKQPENLAVDNVSLHIQRGEVYGIVGTSGAGKSTLLRTINLLQRPTAGRVLVNGVLISELAGQLLREQRQKIGMIFQHFNLMQTRTVAENVAFSLKAAGKSSAVIAARVPEILTLVGLTDKASSYPAQLSGGQKQRVGIARAIANDPEVLLCDEPTSALDLETSAAILALLKEINEKLGITIVLISHEMSVIKAVCDRVAVMTGGRVVEEGDVFDIFATPQHAFTRQLVSHTLDLALPPRLLVDLQGTLLKILFVGESAEQPVLSDVATRFGVSVNILHGKIEYIGNRALGILVALLTHPSDPGKVTEAVEHIQVRTANVEVLHG comes from the coding sequence ATGATTCAGCTAGAAGGGGTAAGCGTTGACTTCTCGCAAGGGAAGCAACCAGAAAATCTTGCGGTAGACAACGTGTCGTTGCACATCCAACGTGGCGAGGTTTACGGGATTGTCGGCACCAGCGGCGCAGGGAAAAGCACGCTGCTGCGGACCATTAATCTCTTGCAGCGACCGACTGCCGGCCGTGTGCTCGTCAATGGCGTTCTCATCAGCGAATTAGCCGGGCAACTGCTGCGGGAACAGCGGCAAAAAATCGGTATGATCTTTCAGCATTTCAACCTGATGCAGACGCGTACCGTGGCGGAAAACGTGGCGTTCAGCCTGAAAGCCGCTGGGAAATCCAGTGCGGTCATTGCTGCCCGGGTGCCGGAAATTCTGACGCTGGTGGGGCTGACGGATAAAGCGTCGTCTTATCCGGCGCAGCTCAGCGGTGGCCAGAAACAGCGTGTCGGTATCGCCAGGGCGATTGCCAACGATCCCGAAGTATTGCTGTGTGATGAACCGACCTCGGCACTCGATCTGGAAACCTCAGCGGCTATTCTGGCGCTGCTGAAAGAGATTAACGAGAAACTGGGCATTACCATCGTGCTGATTTCTCATGAAATGAGCGTGATTAAGGCGGTTTGCGATCGGGTGGCGGTGATGACGGGCGGTCGGGTCGTGGAAGAGGGCGATGTTTTCGATATCTTTGCGACGCCGCAGCATGCATTTACGCGTCAACTGGTGTCCCATACGCTCGATCTCGCGCTGCCGCCTCGCTTGCTGGTGGATTTACAGGGCACACTACTGAAGATCCTGTTCGTCGGCGAATCGGCGGAGCAACCCGTGCTGTCGGACGTTGCGACGCGCTTTGGCGTGTCCGTCAATATCCTGCACGGCAAGATCGAATACATCGGTAACCGTGCGCTAGGCATACTTGTCGCACTACTGACTCATCCTTCCGATCCCGGAAAAGTGACGGAAGCGGTAGAACATATTCAGGTAAGAACGGCAAATGTGGAGGTGCTGCATGGCTGA
- a CDS encoding methionine ABC transporter permease, with protein sequence MADLWIDLVAAFGETFQMVGISTLFAVIGGLPLGLLIYVTDRNLFWQNRAVYLFGTVLVNIIRSIPFVILLVLLLPLTQILLGNTIGPVAAAVPMSVAAIAFYARLVDSALREIDPGIVEAAEAFGASPMRIIGTVLLPEAKAGLLRGLTITLVSLIGYSAMAGIVGGGGVGDLAIRFGYYRYETEVMVITVIALVILVQVVQTLGDWLSKRADKRERR encoded by the coding sequence ATGGCTGATTTATGGATCGATCTGGTCGCGGCGTTCGGCGAAACGTTCCAGATGGTGGGGATTTCCACGCTATTTGCCGTGATTGGCGGTTTACCGCTGGGGCTGCTGATTTACGTTACCGACAGGAACCTGTTCTGGCAAAACCGCGCCGTTTATCTGTTTGGCACGGTGCTGGTGAATATTATCCGCTCTATTCCTTTCGTGATTTTGCTGGTCTTACTGTTACCGCTGACGCAGATCCTGTTGGGGAATACGATTGGACCTGTGGCAGCGGCGGTGCCGATGTCGGTCGCCGCGATCGCGTTCTATGCGCGTTTGGTGGATAGCGCACTGCGTGAAATCGATCCTGGTATCGTGGAAGCGGCTGAAGCGTTTGGTGCCAGCCCGATGCGTATTATCGGCACGGTGCTGCTGCCGGAGGCGAAAGCGGGACTATTGCGCGGCCTGACGATCACGCTAGTGAGCCTCATTGGCTATTCGGCGATGGCGGGCATTGTCGGCGGCGGCGGGGTGGGGGATTTGGCGATCCGCTTCGGCTATTACCGCTATGAAACCGAGGTGATGGTGATTACCGTTATTGCGCTGGTTATTCTGGTTCAGGTGGTACAGACGCTGGGTGACTGGCTGTCAAAACGTGCCGATAAGCGCGAACGCCGCTAA
- a CDS encoding serine hydrolase codes for MKTTPFLTRLTSFSVGTVLLVGLVPFTYAEQLPAVPQIDAKAYVLIDHHSGKVLAESNADERLDPASLTKIMASYVIGQAIKSGKIRPTDEVTVGKDAWATGNPALRGSSLMFLKPGDRIPVSELNKGIVIQSGNDASIALADYVAGSQDAFVSLMNNYAKALNLTNTHFLTVHGLDAPGQYSTARDMALLGQALIRDVPEEYALHKEKEFTFNNIRQPNRNRLLWSTNLNVDGVKTGHTNGAGHNLVASATEGNMRLISVVLGAQTDAIRFRESEKLLTWGFRFFETVTPIKTDAPFTTQRVWFGTEKEARLGVAQDAALTIPKGQMKNLKASFTLNQPQLSAPLTKNQVVGTIDFQLDGKSIGQRELVAMDDIPEAGFFSRLWDTVVMKVQQWFGGIFG; via the coding sequence ATGAAAACAACCCCTTTCCTGACCAGACTCACGTCTTTCTCTGTAGGTACGGTATTGCTTGTTGGTTTAGTGCCATTCACCTATGCGGAACAGTTGCCAGCGGTGCCGCAGATTGATGCCAAAGCCTATGTCTTGATCGATCACCACAGCGGTAAAGTGCTGGCGGAAAGCAATGCCGATGAGCGCCTTGACCCTGCCAGCCTGACAAAAATTATGGCGAGCTATGTGATTGGGCAGGCGATCAAATCCGGTAAAATTCGTCCGACGGATGAAGTGACCGTAGGAAAAGATGCCTGGGCAACCGGCAATCCGGCACTGCGTGGCTCGTCGCTGATGTTCCTTAAGCCGGGCGACCGCATCCCCGTTTCTGAGTTAAATAAAGGCATAGTCATTCAGTCAGGCAATGATGCCAGTATCGCGCTGGCGGATTATGTCGCGGGTAGTCAGGATGCGTTCGTTAGCCTGATGAACAATTATGCGAAGGCACTTAACCTGACAAATACGCATTTTCTGACTGTGCACGGTCTCGATGCGCCGGGGCAATACAGCACCGCACGTGATATGGCCCTGTTAGGGCAGGCGCTGATTCGCGATGTGCCGGAAGAATACGCATTGCACAAAGAAAAAGAGTTCACCTTCAATAACATTCGCCAGCCTAATCGTAACCGTCTGCTGTGGAGCACTAATCTGAATGTAGACGGTGTGAAAACCGGCCATACCAACGGCGCGGGGCACAATCTGGTAGCCTCGGCCACCGAAGGCAATATGCGCCTGATTTCCGTGGTGCTGGGGGCGCAAACAGATGCCATTCGCTTCCGTGAAAGTGAAAAACTGCTCACCTGGGGCTTCCGCTTTTTCGAAACGGTAACGCCTATCAAGACGGATGCGCCTTTTACCACGCAACGGGTCTGGTTTGGTACTGAGAAAGAGGCCCGGCTCGGCGTCGCACAGGATGCTGCGCTGACCATCCCGAAAGGGCAAATGAAGAACCTGAAAGCCAGCTTTACGCTAAATCAGCCGCAGCTTTCCGCACCACTGACCAAGAATCAGGTTGTCGGCACTATTGACTTCCAACTGGACGGTAAGAGCATCGGACAGCGCGAACTAGTCGCGATGGATGATATCCCCGAGGCTGGTTTCTTTAGCCGCCTCTGGGATACGGTGGTGATGAAGGTGCAGCAGTGGTTCGGCGGGATATTCGGTTAA